Below is a window of Streptobacillus canis DNA.
GAATTAGGAAAAGAATTTGAAATACGTGGATATTCTATTACATATAAAGGGAAGGTAGCACTTGAAACTAATAGATATGTAGTAAATGCTCATCCACAGAAGGATTTAAAGAAATGATAAAAAGTTTAGGGCAAATTATGATTTATGTTAATGATACTACTGAAAACATGAAGTTTTGAACTGAAAAGGTTGGGTTTGTATTATAATTGTAAAAATTTATCTTATGTAATTTCACAAAGTCTTGAAAATGAAGTTAAAATAGTTCTCCATAATAAAGAATGGGTAAGAAGTATGATTTTGGATTTATGAAGACATTTAATTTTTCAGATAATGAAGCTAATTATTATGCAATGAGGGAAGTAAGATAACTTACTCCCCTATTTTTTTTGAATATGCAACTATAATTGAAAACATTAATAATGAGATTATAGTTCCTTCTCTAACATATATTGGTATTTTGTATATAAAACTTAAAGATAGTGAAATTATTACACACATAGTTTCTATAGTATATCTAGTAAATACAAATTTAAATCCAAATTTATTTTCAAGTAATATACATAAGAATTCTATAGGGAATTTAAGAGTATTGTAGTGCATAACTCTTCCTACTCCAAAGGCCCCTAAAGCATTACCTAAAATAAACAATAACATTCTTAATACATAATTTGATACTTCAAAATTTGCAAGTACTATGTATAGGAAAAAGTCTATTACTGAACCAAACATTATTATCGCTAAAAACATTAATACATAATCCGTAATTTTCTTTTCTTTATCAAATATTAAACATAAACTCATAAAGACTAAATTGAAAAATGTTGTAACCATTCCTACTTTTGCATCTAAAACATCTGCCACACTAACATTTAAAGCACTAAATGCACTTACTCCTATAAATGCTTTAATAGTTAAGGCTAACCCAAAGCCAGCTAATGCATAGAAAAATAGTGAAAGTCCTACCTTTTTATAATTCATCATACCTCCTAATATTAAAATAGAATGGTTATTCCCATCCTATTTCATCTACTTTATTTCTAATAATATCATAAATTTTTTCTTCATTTTCAAATAATGATTTTATCATTTCCATATATTTTTTTGCTCTTGGTTCATTTTCTGGTATAGTGATATAAAAACCTACATAAATACCATCATCATAATCATGTTGAAGATCAAGTAATAACTCTGGTCTATATGTTCTTACGTAATAATCAAAGAATGCAGCCCAGTTTTTACCATTCATGTAAGCTCTTTTATCTATAGCTTCCATTTTTTCACCTATTTCATAAGGTATATCTTCTGTAAGATATAGGCAAATATCTATAAAATCTTCATTATTCACTAATTCTATATACTCATTCATAAGTTTGCCTCCAATTCTTCCACACTATTATATACTTCAACAATATTTCTATCTTTTTGTGTTAAAAATCCATTTTCTACCATTTTATCAAGATACATTACAAATTCGTTATAGTATCCATCAATATTTAGA
It encodes the following:
- a CDS encoding Imm51 family immunity protein, with the translated sequence MNEYIELVNNEDFIDICLYLTEDIPYEIGEKMEAIDKRAYMNGKNWAAFFDYYVRTYRPELLLDLQHDYDDGIYVGFYITIPENEPRAKKYMEMIKSLFENEEKIYDIIRNKVDEIGWE
- a CDS encoding YczE/YyaS/YitT family protein; its protein translation is MNYKKVGLSLFFYALAGFGLALTIKAFIGVSAFSALNVSVADVLDAKVGMVTTFFNLVFMSLCLIFDKEKKITDYVLMFLAIIMFGSVIDFFLYIVLANFEVSNYVLRMLLFILGNALGAFGVGRVMHYNTLKFPIEFLCILLENKFGFKFVFTRYTIETMCVIISLSLSFIYKIPIYVREGTIISLLMFSIIVAYSKKIGE